GGCATCTCGGGCGCGGTCCAGCACGTCGCGGGGATGAAAGGCTCCGACACCATCGTGGCGATCAACACCGACCCGAACGCGCCCATCTTCGACATCGCCGACTACGGCATCGTGGGCGACCTCTTCGACGTGGTGCCGGCGCTGATCGAGGAGTTCGAGTAGCGCCTCCGAGGTCGTTTTGGTCCAGGTTTTACGCGAGTGAACGGAGTGAGCGAGCCGAAAAGCTGGTTCTGACGTGGTGCCGGCGCTGATCGAGGAGTTCGAGTAGCGTCCGGTTCGAGGTGGGACTTCCGGTACGGGGCTCAGTCGACCTCGATGGTGATGGGCTTCGCCGCGTCCTCGTCGAACGCGTCGTCGGTAGTGGCATCGGTCAGCGCGTCGAGCGCCAGTTCGAAGTTCCTGACGTTGGCCTTCCAGACGGCGTCGAAGAGGACGCCGACGACGGGGACGGAGCCGACCGCGACGTCGATCGCGACGTTCGCGAGCATCCGGAGCAGCGTGGTGAACGGGACGCCGAGCCGCGCCGACTCGGCGACGACGTACAGCGAGAGGCCCGCAGCGACGGCGTCGCCAGCGCCGGGGAGCGCCCCGAGGACGGGGTCGAGGCCGACGCGGAAGTCGGTCCCCGGGAGACGGACGCGCTCGTCGAGCAGCCGGCTCACGAACCGCATCCGTCGGACTGCCGCCTCGTCGACCGTCGGCGGGAGATCGACGTCTCCGTGGAACTCGTCGTCGAAGTCGGTGGAGCGGTCGTCCATACGTCACAAGGACGCGCCGGTCGGAAAAAGCTGGTCGTGCACGCACGAGTCACGACGGGCCGCCGGACGGGCCGCCGCGGCAGACGGGTGACAGTTCCCGCGTTCCGTTACCTACTTGCCCACGCCGTCCTGAGAGCCGCCAATGGAGTACCTGGAGCGCCGGGTCGCGCTGGTGAACGACCGGCTGGAGGAGGTCGTCGAGTCGGTCGACCCCGCGGAGCTGTCGGCGGAGCTCGATCACGTGGCGCTCTCGGGTGGCAAACGCGTCAGACCGGCCGTGACGGTGCTCTCCTGCGAGGCGGTCGGCGGGGCACCCGCGGACGCGGTCGACTTCGCGGTCGCCGTCGAACTCGTCCACAACGCCTCGCTGGTCATCGACGACATCATCGACCGCTCGGGAGTCAGGCGCGGAACGGCGAGCGCGTGGGCCGAGTACGGCTACGGCCCGGCCATCATCTGCTCGGACGGCCTCCTGGGGGAGGCGTTCGCCCTCCTGTCGGTCGACGACCAGGCGACACAGATCGTCGCCGAATCGATGGTCGAGTTGAGCGAGGGCGAGGCGACGGAACTCGTCGCCCGCCCCACGACCGACGAGGAGTACATGGAACTCGCGCGACGGAAGACGGGCGCGCTGTTCCGCGCGGCCGCCGAACTCGGCGTCGTCGCCGCCGATGGCGACCCGATGACGGTCGAATCGTTCGGGGAGTACGCCGAGCGCGTCGGCGTCGCCTTCCAGATCCGCGACGACGTCCTCGACGCCACCGCGGACGCCGACGAACTCGGCAAGCCGACCGGACAGGACGAGGCGATGGACCGCCCCTCGCTGGTGCAGGTGACCGACATCGAACCCGCGGCGGCGAACGGACGGGCCCGCGCGGAGGCCGACCGCGCGCTCGCGGCGCTCGACAGCGCCGACCTCGACGAGACGGCGGCGCTGGGCTATCTGCGGGATCTCGCTGAGTTCGTCGTGGTGCGGGAGCGATAGGCCGTCGACTGGCGACGACTCACGACTCCGTGTCGTACGCTACCGTCGCCCGCCAGTACCCCTCCAGTCGGGCGACCAGCGCGTCGGGTTCTTCGACGAACAGCCGCTCGCCGATCGGACGCGCCGCCCGGCGGAGTTCGGCCCGGCGGCCGGTGATCGTTCGGTCGAGCGTCTCGCGCGTCTCGGCGTCGAACAGCTCCTCCTCGTGCAGGGTCTCGCGGAAGACGGCGAGGTCGTGCTCGTCGCCCGTGAGATCCGACAGCCGCTTCAGTTCGTTCCGACGGGCCCTCATCGGCTTCTCCCAGACGGGTCTGAGCAGGTAGCAGTGGTAGCGGTGGTACTTGACGCGCTTGCGCCACTCGTGGAACGCCTCGGTCGTTGGATCGGCGTACGCGTCGGCCAGCCGGTCTCTCCCCCGGCGGTAGGACTTTCGGAGGCCGCCGGCGACGGCGTCGAAGCCGTCGGTGGCGAGCGGGAACGAGTCGATCCGCTCGCTCCCGCGCCGGAGGTCCCGTCCGACGGCGTCCAGCCGCGCGTCGAGGTCCATCTCGGCGGCGAGCGTGTCACGGCGGTCGAGGAGCGTCTCGCGGACGGCGTCGAGGCGGTCGCTGTCGAGCCGTTCGTCCGCCTCGACCGCGGGAACGACGTGGTCGTCGAACGTCTCGAGAAGCGCCTGCGCGTCCCGGATCCGCGAGAGCCGACGGGCGGCGTCGCGGTAGTGGGCGTTCTCCTCGCTGTACGTCGGGAGCACGCCGCGGACGAGCCGGAGCGTCGCACGGACCTCCTTGCACCGCTTTCGGACCTCGTGGACCGCCTCGTGGGGCGCTTCTTCGGCGAGGTGGTCGAGGCCGTCGTCGACCAGCGATCGGACGATTCGCTTCGTCTCCGCCGGGACGGGTTCGTGCGGATCGAGCGTGTAGTCCATGCCCACGGGTTCTCGTGGTGAGCGAAAAAAGTCGTTCGGCCGGCCCTGGTCGGGCCCCGCGTCCCGATCGGTCGGTGGGGGTACGACCCGCCTCACGCAGACGCGTCCGTCTCGACACCGGTGGGAAAGCGCGACTCCGCGACGGCGAACGCGAGCGTGCTCAACACCCCGAGCAAGGTGCCGACGGTGAGCGCGACGGCGAGATCGGTCAGCGAGAGCGTGGAGACGCCCGCCGCGGTCGGGAGGAAGAAGCCCGAGACGGCGTGGAGGACGACCGCGATGGCGATCACGTAGAAGGGGGCGTTGAGGTAGCGCCACTTGAAGCGGTCGGCGAGGTACTCGTCGGTGACCTGTCCGAGCGAGGAGGTGACGCCGGCGGCCGCGAACCACTGGACTGCACCGTGGACGAGCGCCGCGAGGACGACGCCGGCACCGAGGCGTCCCGGGACGGCCGCGTCGACGGTCCGGAGGAGTTCGACGCCGCGCACGCCGCCGACGGTCATGAGCGCCGCGGCGACCACGTACGTGATGAGCGTCACGCGGCCGGCGTACAGGAGGTTACGCCCGCGTTCGGCGACATCGTCGAGGACCGTCTCGAGGCCCAACCCCCGAAAGAGCGAGTACAGCCCCAACAGCGCGGAGATGAGCCCCAGCACGACGGCACCCGGGACGTCGAAGTACGACGCGATGGTGACGAACGGGTAGATCAGGAGCAAGATCCCGAGCGGGACGAGGATCGTCCCCCTGGTTTCGGGGTCGTCGAGCACCTGCTTCATCGTGTAGTACATCGATTCGAGGTCCTGGGCCTGCCGGACGACGACCCGGCGAACCCCGTCGATCGGCACCCGCGAGCGGATGACCGGGAGGACCGACTCGTCCTGTGCGCCGTCGGTGATGACGATGGCACGGACGTTCTCGCCGGTCTGGAGCGAGGCGAGCACCGTGTCGATCTCCTCGCCGATGGCGCGGTTGGCTTTCACGTCCGAACCGTCGACACCCGTGACGGCGGCGACTTCCACCTCTTCGCCGCCCTCGGCGAAGAGGTCATCGTAGGTGTGGATCCCCTGGAACAGCACGTTGATGTCGGAGTCCTCCGGATCGGCGGTGGCCAGGGCGACCGCGCTCTCCTCGACGGCCGCACGCCCGACGACCGGCGTGTCGAAGCCGGTCTTTCGGCCGAGGTCGTCGTCGAGGTCGACACAGAGGACCAACAGCATCGGCAAACGGTACGTCGTCGTCGTATATCTGTTTTCGGGACGAGGGCGAAATCGACAGCCGGTGGCCGGACGCGGGCGCGCAGGTCGACGGCGTCTTGGGTGTCGCGTTCCCGTGGGACGCGCTCGTCGGCCGAGCGGTGCAAGTCGCACGGTTTTTGACGCTCCACGGGTCTAGGGAAAGTACCGAATGATCTCGAAGGGCTGCGAACAGTGCGCCAAAGGCGGGAAGATGGTACTGTTCGTCTACGGCTACTGCGACCAGCGCGACTGTTTTTACTGTCCCCTGGGTGAGAACCGCAAGAACGTCACGCAGGTGTACGCGAACGAGCGAGCCGTCGAGTCCGACGCGGACGTGATCGAAGAGGCCAGACGGATGGACGCGCTCGGGACGTCGATCACGGGCGGCGAACCACAGGAGGCGCTCGACCGGACCTGTCACTACCTCTCGCTTCTCAAAGACGAGTTCGGCGAGGACCACCACACGCACCTGTACACGGGGATCACCGGCGGGCGCGAGAACATGCGCCGACTCGCGGAGGCGGGGCTCGACGAGATCCGCTTTCATCCACCCCTAGAGCAGTGGGGGGACCTCCACGGGACGGAGTGGGAGGAGATCCTCTACGTCGCCCGCGAGGAGGGGCTCACCCCGGCGTTCGAGATCCCGGGCATCCGGGCGGAACCCGAGTTCCTCGAGTTCCTCGACGAGGGTGCGGCCGACTTCTGTAACGTCAACGAGTTCGAGATGTCCGACGGCAACTTCCGACGGATGCAAGAGGAGGGGTTCGAGCTCCGCGACGGACACATGAGCGCCGTCGAGTCCCCGAAAGAGGAGATCCTCGACGTGATGGGGAGCCACGACAGGGTGTACTTCTGTACCTCCGTATTCAAAGACGCCGCCCAGCACCGCCGCCGGCTCAAACGGATGGCCCGCAACCTCCGCCGGCCGTTCGACGACGTGACCGACGACGGCACCCTCGTCTACGGGAAGACGTGGGTCACGCCCGAGGAACTGGAGGCGCTCGGCGTCCCCGAGGAGTTCTACACGGTGAAGTCCGAACACGTCGAGGTGGCCTGGTGGCTCCTCGAGGAGATGATCGAGGCGGGCGACGTCCCCGAGGGCGAGATCGTCGAGCAGTACCCGACCGTCGACGGCACTGTCGTGGAACGAACCCCGCTGGCGTGAGAACGGTGCGTTTTGATCCAGGTTTTGCGCGAGTGACCGAGCGAAGCGAGCGAACGAGCCGAAAAGCTGGGAGCGAACGAGCCGAAAAGCGGGGATGCCGCTGGCGTCGGTCGACGACCGGCGCTCGTCGAGCGTCAGTCGCGCTCGTCGGGGAGTGGTGTCGCCGTCGAAGCGTTCGTCGCGGCCGGCGTCGACGGTGTCGGTGTCGGTGGCGGCGTCGCAGTCGTCGGCTGTGCCCCATCGATCCACACCGGTGGGCTGACCATCGTCGACCCTACCCGGCCATAGGTCCACTCGAAGCGGAGCCGGTAGCTCCCTTCGACGGTGACCACGGAGAACTCGACCGTCGCCCGGTAGACGAACCCGTCGTCGCCGATGGTCGCGACGAAGCTGTAGTTGTACACCCGGTCGCGGTCGAAGCCCGACGGCAGCCCCTCGCCTTCGAGCCGGTAACGCACCGTGTTTCCGACCCGGGTTCGGTCCGTGACGTCCGTGACCGGCGTCGCGAGGTAGCGCGTGACGAGCGTCTCGCGGAGCGACCGGGGATCGGGCGGGACCGAGAGGTTGGTCGTGGTGCCGTCGATCCGGTGGACCGTCGTCTCGTCAGCGGGGTCGGCGACGTACCAGTCGGTGCCGTCGTAGTAGACGGCCCGGACGACCCGTCGCTCGTCGCCCCGTTCGAGGCTCTCGCTGACGGAGTACTCCGCGCCGTCGACGGCGATGTCGGTGTCCCGCTGTATCCGGGGCGCGTCGGGGTCGCCGTTGAACGGCCGGTAGGTGTCGATCCAGAGCGTGTACGACCGGTTGCCGAGCGCGCGGTCGTGGGCGGCCGCGAGTGCGGTCAGGTTCGTCACCCCCTCGCCTCCGATGCCCGGAAGGCCCGAGAGCGTCCGGACCTCGTCGCGGTCGTCCGCTCCGGTTGCACGGTCGCCGGGCGGTGTCGCGTCGTCCACCCGCTCGGTTGCAGTCGCGCCCGCCGTCGCGTCGGCGGTGCCGTCGGTCGCGCCGCCCGCACCGCCGAGACCGTCGGCGGTGGAGCCGTCGAGAACGACGCCGGTTGTGAGACCGACGAGCGCGAGAAGCGCGACGACCGCCGCCAGGCTGGCTGACGACCGAGCTTCGACGCGCGAGGCGTGTGCCCGGACGCGGGCGCGGAGCGGGGGCTGGAGGGTTGCGGGAGGGCTTCCGAGGTGCCGTTCACAGAGCGCCTCGGCGTCCGCGGGGGCGACCGCGTACCGGAGCATCTCACGGAGGTCCGCGGCGGTCAGGACGCGAGCGTCGTGCGTCTCCGCGAGCGCCGCGGCGGCCTCGCCCCCGCGGGGGGCGACGACGACGTCGACCGAACGGGACGGTGGCGACGGCGCGCGGAGGCGGCCACCGACGGCGGGAAAGAGCACGACCGGGTCGCCGCGGCGGGTCGCGACCACGACGTCGCCGTCGACGCGCGTCTCGAAGCCGCGGGCGACCCACAGGTCGGCGACGAACGCCCGGCAGTCCCGCGGGTCGAGTCGTGCGAGGTGGTGGTCGACGGCGGTCTCCCTCCACCGGGTCACGACGGGCCCGCCCTGGCGCGGTGTCGGAGGTGTGAGCGCGAACCGGGCGTCCCGGTCGTCGACGGGACCGCGGCCGACGGTGCTGTCCGTGTCATCCGACCGTCCCTAACGGAAGCGGACGACATAGACGCTTCCCTCGGCCGACACGTGGCAGCGAAGAGGGACGAGTCGGTGCTGGGGTGACGGCACCCTCAGAGCCCGACGGTCCGTGCGACGAGTAACGCGAGCATCGCGCCGCCGACGAGCGTCGCGACGAGGCCGAACACCGAGACGACCAGCCCCTCGGCGGCGTGTCGGAGCGGCGACCCGCCGCTCGACGAGGAGACGGTGAACCCGCTGGGGTCCGTCCGCCCCGAGAGGACGACCGCCTCGCCGTGGTCGGTCGACGCACGGACGGCCTCGCCGACGACGTAGACGTCGTCGCCGGTGGCGGCGACGCCCTGCTCGAACCGGAGCGTCGTCTCGCCGGGCGTGTGTGGGAGTCCGCCGACTGAGTCGTCGTACGCCTGGATCTCTCGGGGGATGCCGTCGGTTCCGACGACCCGTGAGCGCGTCGGGAGGTCGATGTCCGGGGCCGGAATCGACCGGGTGGAGTGGTCCTCCCCGGTGGGAGGCCGGACGAGTACCTCGCCGGTGTCGTCTTCGACGCGGAACGGGCGCGTCCGGTAGTTCCAGTGGAAGCGGTCCACGGCGATTCGCCCTGGTTCGAACCGGGGTCCTCGCGGGCGACGGAGGTCGACACCACGACGCCGTCGACCCCCGAGAGGCTGTCGACGAACTCGTCGGTCGCGGGGCGGATCGTCCCGTCGACCGCGACGGAGCCACCGGGTGTGAGCGACGCCGTCTCGACCCGATCGACCTGCCACAGGCGGATAGCCGTTCCGAGCAGCCCGGCGGCTTTCCGGAGGACGAGCAGACCGACGATCGCGAACAGGCCACCGACCCCGAGGAGGACGGGCCATGGGCCGGAACTCACCATGCGTTCGTGCCGGGCCCGCGTCGAACGGTCGTCAGTCGGTGCATACGCCGTGAACGATTCCACAGGCGAAAATTCTTTTTCACCGACACGATACGGCGCGATCGTCCCGGTCAGACGCGCTCTGGCGCGGTGAGCGCGTAAAACAGCGTCGGTGCGGCCACGACGCAGAGCCCGACGAGGAGCCAGGCCTCCGGCGTACTGCCGCGAACGAGCCCGACGAGCGCGACGCCGACGCCCGTGACGGCACCGCCGGCGACGAACCGGCGACGGGTTCGGACGGAGAGTCGTGCGCCACTGCCCCGGGCGTACACCGCCCCGGCGAGGAAGGTGAGCAGCGCGGTCGCGGCGGCGAACACCGCACCGCCAACGAGCAGTCCGTATCCGAGCACGGCGACGGCGACGACGGTCGTGGCGGCGACGGTCCCGATTGGCGAGAGCGGGTTGACGCGGTCGGCTCGCTCGCCGTAGCGGACGTGGTACGCGGCGGGCGGGAGAACGACGGTCGCCCCGAGCACCAGCGCGTACGGGAGGTCAGCCGTGAGACGACCGGGGAGCGCCGCGACGAGCGCGCTCCCGGCGAGGACGACGCCGACGACGGCGGCGGTGACGGACGTGACGCGCGGCGGGAGGACGCCCGTCGGGTCGTCGGAGTGGGTGACCGCGTAGGCGGTGAACGGGTAGAGGATGACGACCGCAGTCAGGAGCGACCGGACGACGTCACCCGTGAGAACGACGCCGGCGACGAGCGCGGACAGCGAGAGGAACGCCCCGGTGACGAGCGCGAACTCCGGGACGTGGCGGTTCGTACCGGGCGGGTGTGCCATGTCCGGGGTTGGAAAGGCGGGGACAAATGGGTTCCGCCAGCGGTGGGGAGGGCGCGGCCATCGGCTGGGCTACTCCCATCGTGTATCGTGGTCGGACCGGGCGAGCGCCCACGACTCACTCCGGGCGGACGACCGCCTCACACGAGGGACATTCGGCGAAGATCCCCACACCGTCGTCCCGTTCGTACTCGATGAGCGTCCAGCCGGCCGGGATGGACTGTCCGCACTCCGGACAGCGACCGAGCGGGGACGAGTTCGTACTCATAGGCTGTGAGGGTGCGTGCAGCGAGAGCGCGGGCTGACGATCGGTCCCACTCCACGTGTGTGGGTCGGACTCCCCCGAGGTGCCATGCTCGCTCAATTTCCCCCGTCAAACATGACACGGCGAACGCAGATAACGTTTGTTCCTCCAGACACTGAGCGAGACGGACTGGTCTGGCCCCCACGCCGTCCGCCGCGTGGCGATCGGCGACCGTCGCGCGTGGAGAGAGACGGCGTCGGACCCGAGAACGGCGAGGAAACGCGGGGCGCAAGCGTTTAGAGCGCCCCCCGAGTAGTCCACCACATGTCCGACTGCCCACTGGCGGACGAGTGTCCTCGGTTCTCCGAGCGAATCGCGGGGATGGGCTGTCAGTACTACGGCGACAAGGGGGGCGCCGAGTGGTGTGACAGCTACGACATGCCGATCTACGAACTCAAACAACAGCCCGTGAAAGCCGGCGAGGAGGTCGAGATCGAGGTCACGGACATCCACGAGAGCGGCGCGGGCGTCGGCCGGACGGACGACGGCTTCATCGTCCTCGTCGACGGGCTGTTGCCCGACTGCCGTGCGATCGTCCGCATCGATCGGGTGAAGTCGAACCACGCAACGGCGAAGGAGGTCGTCGAGAAACTGCCGTTCGATCCCGAGGAGGAAGAGGGGGACTCGCCGCCCGACGAGCGCGGCGGTCGCCGGAGCGAGCGAAGTCGCCCGGAGGCGCTCGGGAGCCGAGACAACTTCTGGGGCCAGTAACTCCCGTCGAGTCGCGACGGGCAGTCGACGCGCTGTTTTTTTCTCGCCCGGCCTGCAGTATCCGGTATGGACGACACGGACGCCTCGGACGCCGACGCCGAGACGAGCCACGACGGCGACGACGGGGGCGACGTGAACATCGACGCACTCCTCGATCGAGCGGGGTTCGACCCAGAGACGAACGTGCTGACGCGCCGGCAGGCCGAGGTACTGGTGCTCCGCGAGCGGAGCGTCCGCCAGGCGACCATCGCCGACCGCATCGAGACGTCACGCGCGAACGTGTCGAGCATCGAAGCGAGCGCGCGAGCCAACATCGAGAAGGCCCGCGAGACGATCGCGTTCGCCGAGGCGCTGTCGGCCCCCGTCACGGTCGAGGTCGACGTCGGCACGGATCTGTACGACGTACCGAAACTCGTCTACGACGCCTGTGACGAGGCGGGCGTGAAGGTGAACTACACCGCGCCGGACCTGATGAAGATCGTGAGCGACGCCGCCGACGAGGCGGTCCAGGGCAGGGAGGTTTGCGAGTCCCTCCTCGTCGGGGTCACGAGCGACGGGAACGTCCGAGTTCGGCGGTCGACGGCGGACCAGTAGACGGGCCCAGACGGGGCCAGTGTGAACCGCGCCGGGGGTCGGATCGGATCAGAACCGACCGGCGTCCTGCAGGTTCGAGACGACCTCGCGGACGCGCTGGGCCTCGGCCTTCGGAACCACGAGCATGCGGTCGTCCCACGCGACCACCGCGAGTCCGTCGACGCCGACGAGCGAGATATGCGCGCCGTCGGAGACCACGACGTTCTCCCCGCTGTCGACGAACAGTGCACCCTCGGCGTCTCCCCCGCCGGCGTCCCCTGTCTGTGTGACGTTTCCGTCCTCGTCCGCCGGGAGCAACCGCGCCATCGCGTCCCACGAGCCCAGGTCGTCCCACGGGACGTCGAGTGCGACGACGGCCGCGTCGTCGACCCGCTCCATCACGGCGTAGTCGATGCTGGTCGGCTCGACGGCCGCGAAACCCTCCTCGACGCGGCCCTCGTCGAGCGCGTCGACGAGTGGCGCGAGCGGGGAGTCACGGGCGGCTTCCCGAAATGCCCGCGGCGTCCACGCGAACGTCCCCGCGTTCCACAGATACCCCTCGGCGACGTAGCGTTCGGCCGTCTCGGCGTCGGGTTTCTCGTGGAACGCGGCGAGTTCCGAGAACGCCCCGCGGTCGGTCCCGGGTTCGATGTAACCGTAGCCCGTATCCGGACGCGTCGGGTCGACGCCGAACGCGACGAGGCGGCCCTCCTCGTGGGCGACCCGCGCGCCGCGGCGCATCGTCGCCGCGAACGCCTCCCGGGAGCCGACGTGGTGGTCGCTCGGCAGGGAAAGCACGACGACGTCGTCGCCGTACTGCGCTTCGATCCGGTGGGTCGCGTACGCGAGCGCGGGTCCAGTGTCCTTGCCGGCGGGTTCGACGACCACCTCGTCGACGTCCGGGACGAGCTCGGAGACGTCGGCTTCGAGGCCCGGACGCGTGCTCACGACGACGTGGTCGGCGAAGTCGGCACGGGCGACCGTGCGTTCGAGCAACGTGGTCTCCCCCAAGAGCGGGAGGAACTGTTTCGGGCGTGTCGACCGCGAGGCGGGGTAGAGCCGGGAACCGGTCCCCCCGGCGAGGACGAGCGCGACGAGCGGCGGCGTCCCGGTCGCCTCGGTCACCACGTCTCGACGACCCCCTCGCGGACGTCCTCGGCACAGCCCTCGCAGTCGGCGTGGCCGGCCTCGAAGCAGTCGGGCCGGCCGGCGGCGTCGACGTCGACGGCGCGGCGCTCGGCGTGGCGGCGACAGACGAGCCGGGCGCGGCCCTCGTCGTCGGTCGGGAGGTCGAACTCCTCCCCCAGACGACCCTCGCGGTAGGCGCGCTTCGCCTCCGCGTAGCGCCGGCCGGCCCGCCGGAACGTGGTTCGGACGAACCGGTCGAAGCGGTCGTCACCGTCGCGGTCGGGATCGGTCATCTTCGATGTGACTGTCGCAGGGCGGCCACTTAGACGTTGACGGACTGCGGAGCGACGACCGGAACCGGTCGAAGAGACAGGCGTCTGAGAGGAGAGGACCGTCGACGAGCCGGTCGCGACGAGCGGATGAGAAGCCAACACTCGATGGATCACCCAACGTGTCAGCTTACTTTATAAGAATCTGTCAGTGAAAAATTGTCTCTCGGAAATCTGATAAATACTTATCACGCATAAGCGTGTGAGACCGCTTCGAGGGAATCCTCATGCAACGTAAAAAAACGTTCAACGGAATCCTCCGACGCTTTAGTGTAGCTACAGTGGTACTGTTGGTCGTTCTGAGCGTCCCGGTGGGGACCGCGCTAGCTGACTATCGAGAAATTGAGAATAACGGGTTCAAAAGTGAGACTGCGATAGAAGACGTTACCGATTTGAGACAGGTCCAGGGCCCGAACGGCGAAATACCAGAGAAACCTGAGAAGCCAGAGAAACCCGAAAAACCGGAGAAGCCAGAGAAGCCAGAGAAACCCGAGAAGCCAGAGAAACCTGAAAAACCGGAGAAGCCAGACAAGCCAGAGAAACCTGAAAAACCGGAGAAGCCAGACAAGCCAGAGAAACCCGAAAAACCGGAGAAGCCAGACAAGCCCGAGAAGCCAGAGAAACCCGAAAAACCGGAGAAGCCAGACAAGCCCGAGAAGCCAGAGAAACCCGAAAAACCGGAGAAACCTGAGAAGCCAGAGAAACCTGAAAAACCAGACAAGCCCGAGAAGCCAGAGAAGCCAGAGAAACCTGAAAAACCGGAGAAGCCAGACAAGCCCGAGAAGCCAGAGAAACCCGAAAAACCGGAGAAACCTGAGAAGCCAGAGAAACCTGAAAAACCAGACAAGCCAGAGAAGCCAGAGAAGCCAGAGAAACCTGAAAAACCTGAAAAACCAGACAAGCCCGAGAAGCCAGGAGAGGACGAGGGCGACGACTTCGATCAGGCGACGCCGATCACGCTCGGAGTCACACAGGAGGCCACACTCGAAGCGGGCGACGTCGACGTCTTCAGTGTCGATGCCACGGCCGGGACCGTGATCAGAGCCGAGTACGAGTACGACTTCCACGGCCCGGTGGACGTGACGGTGTACGGCCCGAACCGGCAGGTGATCGACTCGGAACGGATCAGTGGCGAGTCGTCCGGCGAACTAGTGCTGACCGCACCGAGGGACGGTACCTACTACCTCGAGGTGGCCGGGGTCCAGCAGTCGACCGGATCCTACGCCGTGACGCTGACCGAAGTGAGTTCGGCGGCAGCGTAGCCAACACCGAACCCATCGACGGCAATCCGACCGAATCGGAGACAAGTCGCGGGTCGGTGTTCGTCCCCACACCGTCGAGGGTCGGCCGCTCTGCGTCCAGTGCAGGGCTGGAACCGACGAGTAGACGACGGCCCACACTTCCG
This Salinigranum marinum DNA region includes the following protein-coding sequences:
- a CDS encoding DUF373 family protein; the protein is MLLVLCVDLDDDLGRKTGFDTPVVGRAAVEESAVALATADPEDSDINVLFQGIHTYDDLFAEGGEEVEVAAVTGVDGSDVKANRAIGEEIDTVLASLQTGENVRAIVITDGAQDESVLPVIRSRVPIDGVRRVVVRQAQDLESMYYTMKQVLDDPETRGTILVPLGILLLIYPFVTIASYFDVPGAVVLGLISALLGLYSLFRGLGLETVLDDVAERGRNLLYAGRVTLITYVVAAALMTVGGVRGVELLRTVDAAVPGRLGAGVVLAALVHGAVQWFAAAGVTSSLGQVTDEYLADRFKWRYLNAPFYVIAIAVVLHAVSGFFLPTAAGVSTLSLTDLAVALTVGTLLGVLSTLAFAVAESRFPTGVETDASA
- a CDS encoding radical SAM protein is translated as MISKGCEQCAKGGKMVLFVYGYCDQRDCFYCPLGENRKNVTQVYANERAVESDADVIEEARRMDALGTSITGGEPQEALDRTCHYLSLLKDEFGEDHHTHLYTGITGGRENMRRLAEAGLDEIRFHPPLEQWGDLHGTEWEEILYVAREEGLTPAFEIPGIRAEPEFLEFLDEGAADFCNVNEFEMSDGNFRRMQEEGFELRDGHMSAVESPKEEILDVMGSHDRVYFCTSVFKDAAQHRRRLKRMARNLRRPFDDVTDDGTLVYGKTWVTPEELEALGVPEEFYTVKSEHVEVAWWLLEEMIEAGDVPEGEIVEQYPTVDGTVVERTPLA
- a CDS encoding DUF7091 family protein, with the protein product MTDPDRDGDDRFDRFVRTTFRRAGRRYAEAKRAYREGRLGEEFDLPTDDEGRARLVCRRHAERRAVDVDAAGRPDCFEAGHADCEGCAEDVREGVVETW
- a CDS encoding PPC domain-containing protein, yielding MQRKKTFNGILRRFSVATVVLLVVLSVPVGTALADYREIENNGFKSETAIEDVTDLRQVQGPNGEIPEKPEKPEKPEKPEKPEKPEKPEKPEKPEKPEKPDKPEKPEKPEKPDKPEKPEKPEKPDKPEKPEKPEKPEKPDKPEKPEKPEKPEKPEKPEKPEKPDKPEKPEKPEKPEKPEKPDKPEKPEKPEKPEKPEKPEKPEKPDKPEKPEKPEKPEKPEKPDKPEKPGEDEGDDFDQATPITLGVTQEATLEAGDVDVFSVDATAGTVIRAEYEYDFHGPVDVTVYGPNRQVIDSERISGESSGELVLTAPRDGTYYLEVAGVQQSTGSYAVTLTEVSSAAA
- a CDS encoding TRAM domain-containing protein, coding for MSDCPLADECPRFSERIAGMGCQYYGDKGGAEWCDSYDMPIYELKQQPVKAGEEVEIEVTDIHESGAGVGRTDDGFIVLVDGLLPDCRAIVRIDRVKSNHATAKEVVEKLPFDPEEEEGDSPPDERGGRRSERSRPEALGSRDNFWGQ
- a CDS encoding mannose-1-phosphate guanylyltransferase, with the translated sequence MTEATGTPPLVALVLAGGTGSRLYPASRSTRPKQFLPLLGETTLLERTVARADFADHVVVSTRPGLEADVSELVPDVDEVVVEPAGKDTGPALAYATHRIEAQYGDDVVVLSLPSDHHVGSREAFAATMRRGARVAHEEGRLVAFGVDPTRPDTGYGYIEPGTDRGAFSELAAFHEKPDAETAERYVAEGYLWNAGTFAWTPRAFREAARDSPLAPLVDALDEGRVEEGFAAVEPTSIDYAVMERVDDAAVVALDVPWDDLGSWDAMARLLPADEDGNVTQTGDAGGGDAEGALFVDSGENVVVSDGAHISLVGVDGLAVVAWDDRMLVVPKAEAQRVREVVSNLQDAGRF
- a CDS encoding polyprenyl synthetase family protein, translated to MEYLERRVALVNDRLEEVVESVDPAELSAELDHVALSGGKRVRPAVTVLSCEAVGGAPADAVDFAVAVELVHNASLVIDDIIDRSGVRRGTASAWAEYGYGPAIICSDGLLGEAFALLSVDDQATQIVAESMVELSEGEATELVARPTTDEEYMELARRKTGALFRAAAELGVVAADGDPMTVESFGEYAERVGVAFQIRDDVLDATADADELGKPTGQDEAMDRPSLVQVTDIEPAAANGRARAEADRALAALDSADLDETAALGYLRDLAEFVVVRER
- a CDS encoding CHAD domain-containing protein; the encoded protein is MDYTLDPHEPVPAETKRIVRSLVDDGLDHLAEEAPHEAVHEVRKRCKEVRATLRLVRGVLPTYSEENAHYRDAARRLSRIRDAQALLETFDDHVVPAVEADERLDSDRLDAVRETLLDRRDTLAAEMDLDARLDAVGRDLRRGSERIDSFPLATDGFDAVAGGLRKSYRRGRDRLADAYADPTTEAFHEWRKRVKYHRYHCYLLRPVWEKPMRARRNELKRLSDLTGDEHDLAVFRETLHEEELFDAETRETLDRTITGRRAELRRAARPIGERLFVEEPDALVARLEGYWRATVAYDTES
- a CDS encoding DUF4112 domain-containing protein, which encodes MDDRSTDFDDEFHGDVDLPPTVDEAAVRRMRFVSRLLDERVRLPGTDFRVGLDPVLGALPGAGDAVAAGLSLYVVAESARLGVPFTTLLRMLANVAIDVAVGSVPVVGVLFDAVWKANVRNFELALDALTDATTDDAFDEDAAKPITIEVD
- a CDS encoding Tfx family DNA-binding protein; protein product: MDDTDASDADAETSHDGDDGGDVNIDALLDRAGFDPETNVLTRRQAEVLVLRERSVRQATIADRIETSRANVSSIEASARANIEKARETIAFAEALSAPVTVEVDVGTDLYDVPKLVYDACDEAGVKVNYTAPDLMKIVSDAADEAVQGREVCESLLVGVTSDGNVRVRRSTADQ